The sequence TGCCAGAGCGGGTGCCGGGCGAAGAACCCGGCGAAGAACCCGGCGAAGAACCCGGCGACGGAGCCGGCCCTCGCGATGACGAACGCGTCGCCCGCGGCCCCCACCGCGATCTTGGCCAGCCCCAACAGCAGCTCCAAGGGAAGCCCCAACAGCAGCCCCCGCAAGCCGACACGGCCGCGCTCCCTGTCGACGCGACGAACCGCGGCAGCAGCGAGATGCAGAGGACGGCACCTTGGGATGGAGCGGGCAGGTGAGGAAGCCCGTCAGGAAGAGCTTGCGGGCATCGCATTCTGCGTCGCGGGCGCGTGATGCGTCAGGGTGCGGTGGTGCAGGTGGTGCAGGTTACGCGGGTGGGACAGGCGGTCCGATGTGGCCGAAGGCCGAGGCGATGGGAAACCGACCGACGGCCGCCCGACCGGCCCTGGGCTTGTGTCTCTCCTGCGGTCACGCTCCTTGCTCTGCCTGGTCTCCTCCGTTCGGGACGGCGCTGCCCGCCGCATGCATTCCGGGAAGCACGGTCACGTACGGCACGCCGGTGCGCGGGTGCTCGGTCACCTCCGCCTCGACGCGGTAGACCTCGGCCAGCAGCGCGGGCGTGAACACCTCCACCGGGCTTCCGGTCGCGACCACCCGGCCGCCGTCCATCACGCAGATCCGGTCGCAGAAGGAGGCGGCCAGGTTGAGGTCGTGCAGCGCGACGACGGCGGTGACGCCGAGCCTACGGACGAGCCGCAGCGCATCGAGCTGATGACGCAGGTCCAGGTGGTTGGTCGGCTCGTCCAGGACCATCGTTCCCGTGCGTTGCGCGAGTGCACGGGCGATCAGGACCCGCTGCTTCTCCCCGCCGGAGAGCTGGTCGAACGGCGCGTGTGCCAGTTCACCGACGTGCAGTTCCTCCAGCGCTCGCAGGATGATGTCGCGGTCGTCCGCGTCGTCGCCCGCGAAGGCCCGCTTGTGCGGCGTGCGGCCCATGGCGACCACGTCGTACACGGTGAGTTCGAAGTCCCCGGGAGTTTCCTGGAGGACGGCCGCCAGTCGCTGCGCGAGCCGTTTGCCGGGCATCCGCCAGACGTCCGTGCCGTCCAGCAACACCCGTCCTGATGTGGGGCGCTGCGCCCGGTAGAACGTGCGCAGCAGCGTCGACTTGCCGGCCCCGTTGGGGCCCACAAGCGCCACCATCTCGCCGGGCGCCACGTGCAAGGAGGCTTGGTGGACCAGGGTTTTGCCGTTCACCACGACGGAGACCTCGTGGGCGTCGAGCGCTCCGGCCGCCGCTATCGCACTCGTCGTCATCGGGCCGCCTTCCGCCCCGTCAGCCGCAGGAAGAACGGGCCGCCGACCAGGGCGCTGAGAATGCCGACGGGTATCTCCTCCGGACTCACTTGCGAGCGCGGGC is a genomic window of Streptomyces sp. Edi2 containing:
- a CDS encoding ABC transporter ATP-binding protein gives rise to the protein MTTSAIAAAGALDAHEVSVVVNGKTLVHQASLHVAPGEMVALVGPNGAGKSTLLRTFYRAQRPTSGRVLLDGTDVWRMPGKRLAQRLAAVLQETPGDFELTVYDVVAMGRTPHKRAFAGDDADDRDIILRALEELHVGELAHAPFDQLSGGEKQRVLIARALAQRTGTMVLDEPTNHLDLRHQLDALRLVRRLGVTAVVALHDLNLAASFCDRICVMDGGRVVATGSPVEVFTPALLAEVYRVEAEVTEHPRTGVPYVTVLPGMHAAGSAVPNGGDQAEQGA